A DNA window from Pseudodesulfovibrio thermohalotolerans contains the following coding sequences:
- a CDS encoding BCCT family transporter — protein sequence MPVDKPDYNRRALNHYTFWPGFSLLVIGITLGLTYHEGLAGILACIMSWIHINFGWLEVSLGIIIVMFTVGVAFSPIGNIRLGGKDAKPEFSFWQWFALSLCGCIGIGILFWAMGEPIYHMMQPPLSLHIKPGTKDAGVFAIAQTTLHWTIAQYCFYTICGVAIALVSYNRKAPLSVAAGMYAIFPAKWRSFLTPTVHAICLFSLCCAIATSMGAGLMQIGSGTGRIFDYTPGPATWGAAAAIIIPIYVLSSYSGLRKGMCYLSTGTTRAFLFFMGVVLFAGPTLFILGIGVESFGYFANNFFRNSTLLNTMQANDKWPMQWLVPYMEIFFIFAPLLGHFLARMGKGRTIRQFILVNIIPPTIFCHFWIATFGGTAVFYQWSGLTDVWAGIHEFGMESMVYIILSQFPFSKILMGLFVVTIIFSFATMTDSLVATLAIISTKGVQAGEEPPKRLKIIWGVVVGLIAYVLCVAGGIEPVRGLISLAGFPMMIFTFAMCVSLVKDGMYLLRQPDWLDKNNDNR from the coding sequence ATGCCGGTCGATAAACCAGACTACAACCGAAGAGCCCTAAACCACTACACTTTTTGGCCCGGATTCTCCCTGCTGGTCATAGGAATAACCCTGGGCCTGACCTACCACGAAGGGCTGGCTGGCATACTGGCCTGCATCATGTCCTGGATACACATCAATTTCGGGTGGCTCGAAGTCTCGCTGGGCATCATAATCGTCATGTTCACCGTAGGCGTGGCCTTTTCTCCCATCGGCAATATCCGGCTTGGCGGCAAGGACGCCAAACCGGAATTTTCATTTTGGCAATGGTTCGCGCTTTCCCTGTGCGGATGTATCGGCATCGGAATCCTGTTCTGGGCCATGGGCGAGCCCATCTACCACATGATGCAGCCCCCATTGAGCCTCCACATCAAGCCGGGCACCAAGGACGCGGGCGTATTCGCCATCGCCCAAACCACCCTCCACTGGACCATCGCCCAATACTGTTTCTACACCATCTGCGGCGTGGCCATCGCCCTGGTCAGCTACAACCGAAAAGCCCCATTGTCCGTCGCGGCAGGAATGTACGCCATCTTCCCCGCAAAATGGCGTTCTTTCCTGACGCCGACGGTCCACGCCATCTGCCTGTTCTCCCTGTGCTGCGCCATCGCCACCAGCATGGGCGCCGGGCTCATGCAGATCGGCAGCGGCACAGGAAGAATCTTCGATTACACGCCCGGCCCCGCGACCTGGGGCGCGGCCGCGGCGATCATCATTCCCATTTATGTCCTGTCGTCCTATTCGGGACTGCGAAAGGGCATGTGCTACCTTTCCACCGGAACTACCCGCGCGTTCTTATTCTTCATGGGGGTGGTTCTCTTTGCCGGCCCGACCCTGTTCATCCTGGGCATCGGCGTCGAGTCGTTCGGTTATTTCGCCAACAACTTCTTCCGCAACAGCACCCTTCTCAACACCATGCAGGCCAACGACAAGTGGCCCATGCAGTGGCTCGTGCCGTATATGGAGATCTTCTTCATCTTCGCTCCCCTGCTCGGCCACTTCCTGGCGCGCATGGGCAAGGGAAGAACCATCCGGCAGTTCATCCTGGTCAACATCATTCCGCCGACCATCTTCTGCCACTTCTGGATCGCGACCTTTGGCGGAACCGCCGTCTTCTATCAGTGGAGCGGCCTGACCGACGTTTGGGCAGGCATACATGAATTCGGTATGGAATCGATGGTTTACATCATCCTTTCCCAGTTCCCGTTCAGCAAAATACTGATGGGCCTGTTCGTCGTGACCATCATCTTCTCCTTCGCCACCATGACCGACTCCCTGGTTGCCACCCTGGCCATCATCTCGACCAAGGGCGTGCAGGCGGGCGAAGAGCCGCCGAAGAGGCTGAAGATCATATGGGGCGTCGTGGTCGGGCTCATTGCCTATGTCCTATGCGTAGCGGGTGGCATCGAACCAGTCCGGGGTTTGATATCCCTTGCCGGGTTCCCGATGATGATATTTACATTCGCCATGTGCGTTTCTCTTGTAAAGGATGGCATGTATTTGCTACGACAACCCGACTGGCTGGACAAAAACAACGATAACAGATAA
- a CDS encoding pyruvate ferredoxin oxidoreductase yields the protein MKNTEAFAESLARCGVKYHFAYPITPATDVMKRMAVILPQYGGEMMQMESELAVSSALAGAACTGKLVATSSSGPGLTLMHEAIGFMCAAELPCLMIDSMRVGPGDGDILGAQSDYYVATRGGAHGDYHTIVLAPSSGQEIADIVPQGIRLAYKYRTPVLFVIDGVSAQTTESTTLPDYNDYSAEFDTTDWAFTGTQDHPKRALITGSYSHQDGFDMNEKLRAKYATIRENEQMWEQDQVEDADLVVAAFGIHGRMCRDLVSKMRAEGKKVGFIRPISLWPFPERAFAALPDSVKNILVVEMNHGQMIDDVRLSVNGRMPVHFLGKTGGDMPMNTLAEMIAEANRILGE from the coding sequence TTGAAAAACACGGAAGCCTTTGCCGAGAGTCTGGCCCGTTGCGGGGTGAAATATCATTTCGCCTACCCCATTACGCCGGCAACCGACGTGATGAAGCGCATGGCCGTTATCCTGCCCCAGTACGGCGGGGAAATGATGCAGATGGAGAGTGAGCTGGCCGTGTCGAGTGCCTTGGCCGGAGCGGCCTGCACCGGCAAGCTGGTGGCGACCTCCAGCTCGGGCCCGGGACTGACTCTGATGCATGAGGCCATCGGCTTCATGTGCGCGGCCGAGCTGCCCTGTCTGATGATCGACTCCATGCGTGTCGGCCCCGGCGACGGCGACATCCTCGGCGCGCAGAGCGACTACTACGTCGCCACTCGCGGCGGCGCCCACGGCGATTACCACACCATCGTTCTGGCGCCTTCGTCCGGACAGGAGATTGCCGACATCGTTCCCCAGGGCATCCGCCTGGCGTACAAGTACAGGACCCCGGTTCTCTTCGTGATCGACGGCGTGAGCGCCCAGACCACCGAGTCCACCACCCTGCCTGACTACAATGACTATTCCGCCGAGTTCGACACCACTGACTGGGCCTTCACCGGCACCCAGGACCACCCCAAGCGCGCCTTGATTACCGGCAGCTACTCCCACCAGGACGGCTTCGACATGAACGAGAAGCTGCGCGCCAAGTACGCGACCATCCGCGAAAACGAGCAGATGTGGGAACAGGATCAGGTCGAGGACGCCGATCTCGTCGTCGCCGCTTTCGGCATCCACGGCCGCATGTGCCGGGATCTCGTCTCCAAGATGCGCGCCGAGGGCAAGAAGGTCGGATTCATCCGTCCCATCTCCCTGTGGCCGTTCCCGGAGCGTGCCTTTGCGGCTCTTCCCGATTCGGTGAAGAACATCCTGGTGGTCGAAATGAACCACGGTCAAATGATCGACGATGTCCGTCTGTCCGTAAACGGCCGGATGCCCGTTCATTTCCTCGGCAAGACCGGCGGCGACATGCCGATGAACACCCTGGCAGAGATGATTGCCGAAGCAAACCGCATTCTGGGGGAATAA
- a CDS encoding thiamine pyrophosphate-dependent enzyme has translation MENLSSKYGKTLNLDKLTSYCPGCGHGTVTRLVAEAIENLGIMERTVSIVGIGCGGFSHHYMDIDAIEATHGRSPSFAIGYKLARPDNIVFTYAGDGDTCAIGLGDLLHAANKGMPITTIMVNNTVFGMTGGQMSPTTLEGQVTTTTAGGRQVPHQGYPLLVPEMMRAMPGVKYLARESVATPKAVRKAKKSIQKAFECQIKGLGYAFVEIIVPCPTGLKMKVKDSYARCGNEMTDYFKPQVFKDETEQNDVA, from the coding sequence ATGGAAAATCTCAGCTCCAAATACGGAAAGACGTTAAACCTGGACAAGCTGACCAGCTACTGTCCCGGTTGCGGACACGGCACGGTGACCCGTCTGGTCGCCGAGGCCATTGAGAACCTGGGCATCATGGAGAGGACCGTTTCCATCGTCGGCATCGGCTGCGGCGGTTTCTCCCACCATTACATGGACATCGACGCCATCGAGGCGACCCATGGCCGCTCCCCCTCGTTCGCCATCGGCTACAAGCTGGCCCGGCCGGACAACATCGTCTTCACCTACGCCGGTGACGGCGACACCTGCGCCATCGGTCTCGGTGATCTCCTGCACGCCGCCAACAAGGGAATGCCCATTACTACTATTATGGTCAACAATACCGTGTTCGGCATGACCGGCGGACAGATGTCCCCGACCACCCTTGAGGGCCAGGTCACGACCACCACGGCCGGTGGCCGTCAGGTCCCCCATCAGGGCTACCCGCTCCTGGTGCCCGAGATGATGCGCGCCATGCCCGGCGTGAAGTACCTGGCCAGAGAGTCCGTCGCCACCCCCAAGGCGGTCCGCAAGGCCAAGAAGAGCATCCAGAAGGCGTTCGAATGCCAGATCAAGGGTCTCGGCTACGCTTTCGTGGAAATTATCGTTCCCTGCCCGACCGGCCTGAAGATGAAGGTCAAGGATTCCTACGCGCGGTGCGGCAACGAGATGACGGATTACTTCAAACCTCAGGTCTTCAAAGACGAAACGGAGCAGAACGATGTTGCGTAA
- a CDS encoding 2-oxoacid:acceptor oxidoreductase family protein, whose protein sequence is MLRKCMFSGSGGQGSALMAKMVCLGAIKENLKVVMTQTYGIEQRGGDSTAFVIVSDEAIGSPIVENDADIAVALSQSIYENCFEGVVPGGKLFTNSSMVEKSSEADGFNQVFLPASDTAVELGTVRCANMVMLGGVLAGTGLLKLETVEEVVRETMGSKKPQLVDLNINALRTGYDAVKKEMDNE, encoded by the coding sequence ATGTTGCGTAAATGCATGTTTTCCGGCTCGGGCGGCCAGGGCTCCGCGCTCATGGCCAAGATGGTTTGCCTCGGCGCCATCAAGGAGAATCTGAAGGTCGTCATGACCCAGACCTACGGTATCGAGCAGCGCGGCGGCGACTCCACGGCCTTCGTGATCGTTTCCGACGAGGCCATCGGAAGCCCCATCGTCGAGAATGACGCCGACATCGCCGTGGCCCTCAGCCAGTCCATCTACGAGAATTGCTTCGAGGGCGTGGTCCCCGGCGGCAAGCTGTTCACCAATAGCTCGATGGTGGAGAAGTCCTCCGAAGCCGACGGTTTCAACCAGGTCTTCCTGCCTGCTTCCGACACCGCGGTCGAACTCGGCACCGTGCGTTGCGCCAACATGGTCATGCTGGGCGGCGTACTCGCCGGAACCGGCCTGCTGAAGCTGGAGACCGTCGAGGAAGTTGTCAGGGAAACCATGGGCTCGAAGAAGCCCCAGTTGGTTGACCTGAACATCAATGCGCTGCGCACCGGCTATGACGCCGTGAAAAAGGAGATGGACAATGAGTGA
- a CDS encoding 4Fe-4S binding protein: MSEKRHVIDARRCKACGLCVDNCPKDVLALGSTINAQGYNYVYQKNPDKCVLCDICGIVCPDVAIGVVVE, encoded by the coding sequence ATGAGTGAGAAGCGTCATGTCATTGATGCCCGCCGCTGCAAGGCCTGCGGGCTCTGCGTGGACAATTGCCCCAAAGATGTCCTGGCCCTCGGGTCCACGATCAACGCCCAGGGATACAACTACGTGTATCAGAAGAACCCCGACAAGTGCGTTCTCTGCGATATCTGCGGCATTGTGTGCCCTGACGTTGCCATCGGCGTCGTCGTTGAATAG
- a CDS encoding acetate--CoA ligase family protein, whose product MSDLVPLFQPNSVALIGASSNPKKYGYWTAKSLIENGFDGDVYLVSRSGGELFGHQTYPDITAVPGDVDLAIIAIAPAHILPVMEQCVEKGVKCAIVVSTGFGETGPEGKELERKMLEIARKGNMRVQGPNCMGTYSAAKNMNASIIDLAPGPMSLVLQSGNFGIDINFNAKSRNLGYNCWATIGNQMDMRFHDFVEYVEADDNTKVLLLYMEGLRVESEEDGRKFIEAAQKTAAKLPIAAIKIGRSAAGARAAASHTGSLAGSEKVFDAALRQAGIVRVDSPGQLLDAAEAFSKCKPSKGRRIAVLTDGGGHGVMATDFAEKHNLEAPVLSSATQEQLREILMPHCPIKNPVDLAGTPEADMWVFDRCLDVLLKDPDVDGIIIVGLYGGYADLSEEFRALEMDVAKSMVDKIAAGDKPVVMHSIYWPQHPECLEYISEHGVPVFGDVDAAVRTMGILSQYSDIKKSLKEEADKELPDMPADRKEKAAAILDAVKASGRTNLVETEARNVLRCYGLDIAEDYLATTADEAAEFYGKIGGKVVMKIVSPDILHKTDAGGVALNIDSAEKARETFEQLVRNGRTYKADADIYGVMMTSMLPGGVECIIGSSHDNTFGPTVMFGLGGIFVEILKDVAFRVAPVNMPSCRSMIREIKGLGMLQGARGTKPRDLEALAETVCIISQLVNELREIAEVDLNPVFALEKGLSIADARIILHG is encoded by the coding sequence ATGAGTGATCTGGTTCCCCTTTTTCAACCCAACAGCGTCGCCCTCATCGGTGCTTCTTCCAACCCCAAGAAGTACGGGTACTGGACGGCCAAAAGCCTGATCGAAAACGGCTTCGACGGGGACGTCTACCTCGTCTCCCGTTCGGGCGGCGAACTCTTCGGGCATCAGACCTATCCCGATATCACCGCCGTTCCCGGTGATGTGGATCTGGCCATCATCGCCATCGCCCCGGCTCACATCCTGCCCGTCATGGAGCAGTGCGTCGAGAAGGGCGTCAAGTGCGCCATCGTGGTTTCCACCGGCTTCGGTGAAACCGGCCCGGAGGGCAAGGAACTTGAGCGCAAGATGCTTGAGATCGCCCGCAAGGGCAACATGCGCGTGCAGGGTCCGAACTGCATGGGCACCTACAGCGCCGCCAAGAACATGAACGCCAGCATCATCGACCTGGCTCCCGGCCCCATGAGCCTGGTTCTGCAGAGCGGCAACTTTGGCATCGACATCAACTTCAACGCCAAGTCCCGGAACCTCGGCTACAACTGCTGGGCCACCATCGGTAACCAGATGGATATGCGGTTCCATGACTTTGTCGAGTACGTCGAAGCCGACGACAACACCAAGGTTCTTCTTCTGTACATGGAAGGTCTCCGTGTGGAGAGCGAGGAGGACGGTCGCAAGTTCATCGAGGCCGCCCAGAAGACTGCCGCCAAGCTGCCCATCGCCGCCATCAAGATCGGCCGCAGCGCCGCCGGCGCACGCGCCGCGGCATCCCACACCGGCTCCCTCGCCGGCAGCGAGAAGGTTTTCGACGCCGCTCTCAGGCAGGCCGGTATCGTCCGCGTGGACAGCCCTGGCCAGCTCCTGGACGCCGCCGAGGCCTTCTCCAAATGCAAGCCCTCCAAGGGCAGGCGCATCGCCGTGCTGACCGACGGCGGCGGCCATGGCGTCATGGCCACCGACTTCGCGGAAAAGCACAACCTGGAAGCGCCGGTTCTCTCCTCCGCCACCCAGGAGCAGTTGCGTGAAATCCTCATGCCGCACTGCCCGATCAAGAACCCGGTCGACCTTGCCGGTACTCCCGAGGCCGACATGTGGGTCTTCGACCGCTGCCTGGACGTCCTGCTGAAGGACCCCGACGTTGACGGCATCATCATCGTGGGCCTCTACGGCGGCTATGCCGACCTGTCCGAAGAGTTCCGCGCCCTGGAGATGGACGTGGCCAAGAGCATGGTCGACAAGATCGCCGCTGGCGACAAGCCCGTCGTCATGCATTCCATCTACTGGCCGCAGCATCCCGAGTGCCTGGAATACATCAGCGAGCACGGCGTGCCTGTTTTCGGCGACGTCGATGCCGCCGTCCGGACCATGGGCATCCTCTCCCAGTACAGCGACATCAAGAAATCGCTGAAGGAAGAGGCCGACAAGGAGCTGCCCGACATGCCCGCCGACCGCAAGGAAAAGGCTGCCGCCATCCTCGACGCCGTCAAGGCTTCCGGCCGCACCAACCTCGTGGAAACCGAGGCCCGCAACGTCCTGCGCTGCTACGGCCTTGATATTGCGGAAGATTACCTCGCTACCACTGCCGACGAGGCTGCCGAGTTCTACGGCAAGATCGGCGGCAAGGTGGTCATGAAGATCGTTTCGCCCGACATCCTGCACAAGACCGACGCAGGCGGCGTCGCCCTGAACATCGATTCCGCGGAAAAGGCCCGCGAAACCTTTGAACAGTTGGTGAGAAACGGCCGTACCTACAAGGCCGACGCGGACATCTACGGCGTCATGATGACTTCCATGCTGCCCGGCGGCGTCGAATGCATCATCGGTTCCAGCCACGACAACACCTTTGGACCGACCGTGATGTTCGGCCTCGGCGGCATCTTCGTCGAGATTCTGAAGGACGTTGCGTTCCGGGTCGCCCCGGTCAACATGCCTTCCTGCCGGAGCATGATCCGGGAGATCAAGGGACTGGGTATGCTCCAGGGAGCGCGCGGCACCAAGCCCCGCGATCTGGAAGCCCTGGCTGAAACGGTCTGCATCATCTCGCAACTTGTGAACGAACTGCGTGAAATCGCGGAAGTCGATCTTAACCCGGTTTTCGCGTTGGAAAAGGGCCTGTCCATTGCGGACGCAAGAATTATTCTGCACGGCTGA
- a CDS encoding NAD(P)/FAD-dependent oxidoreductase: protein MREVKRYPTTTGQSWLEMSSYKHHNFKNLSEVKDAYDYIVVGAGYGGQAAARHLAELHPDASIAVFEAIKIGDNDSGKNAGFIIDVPHDFGDQGASSFEENQKYFELNTFIIKWMEDTIKEKGIEDVDWDHCGKYLCCSETKSFKLIEHEIDELKRMNCSYEVVEGDELFRRTGTRYYKKALYTSGTVLINPADVLRGMFSVMPENVDVFEEAPVMRIDEGSPTHVVLRSGKRIQCKFVLVTGGPFIPEFGIGQKVFCPVLSYGAFTRQFTDDEMRYFAGVKPWGCTAGHPAGTTVRFTRDNRIFVRNGFSFATNLTTSHQRIRRAIPKLRKAYENRYPELKHVNFEFIYGGMINMTMNYRPLMMQQYPTVFASASGEGAGVAKTSLIGYYLAEWVSGISSQNLDFLRKISTPKRLPPEPFLSMGAKARLMYEEFNAKTEI, encoded by the coding sequence ATGCGTGAAGTCAAGCGTTACCCCACGACGACCGGCCAAAGCTGGTTGGAAATGTCCTCTTACAAGCACCACAACTTCAAGAATCTGTCTGAAGTCAAGGATGCCTATGATTATATCGTAGTCGGCGCCGGATACGGTGGACAGGCCGCTGCCCGCCATCTGGCCGAACTGCACCCCGACGCCTCCATCGCCGTTTTCGAAGCCATCAAGATCGGTGACAACGACAGCGGTAAGAACGCCGGTTTCATCATCGACGTGCCCCACGACTTCGGTGATCAGGGCGCTTCCTCCTTCGAGGAGAACCAGAAGTACTTCGAGCTCAACACCTTCATCATCAAGTGGATGGAAGACACCATCAAGGAGAAGGGCATCGAGGACGTGGATTGGGACCATTGCGGCAAATACCTGTGCTGCTCCGAGACCAAAAGCTTCAAGCTGATTGAGCACGAGATCGACGAGCTCAAGCGGATGAACTGCTCCTACGAAGTGGTCGAGGGCGACGAGCTGTTCCGCCGCACCGGAACCCGGTACTACAAGAAGGCCCTGTATACCTCCGGCACCGTGCTCATCAACCCCGCCGACGTGCTGCGCGGCATGTTCAGCGTTATGCCCGAGAACGTGGACGTCTTCGAAGAAGCCCCGGTCATGCGCATCGACGAAGGCAGCCCGACCCACGTCGTGCTGCGGAGCGGCAAGCGGATCCAGTGCAAGTTCGTCCTGGTTACCGGCGGCCCCTTCATTCCTGAATTCGGCATCGGCCAGAAGGTGTTCTGCCCGGTTTTGTCCTACGGCGCGTTCACCCGTCAGTTTACCGACGACGAGATGCGTTACTTCGCGGGCGTAAAGCCCTGGGGCTGCACTGCGGGCCATCCGGCCGGCACCACAGTCCGCTTCACACGCGACAACCGCATCTTCGTGCGTAACGGCTTCTCGTTCGCGACCAATCTGACTACTTCTCACCAGCGCATCCGCCGGGCCATCCCCAAGCTGCGCAAGGCCTATGAGAATCGCTATCCCGAACTGAAGCACGTCAACTTCGAGTTCATCTACGGCGGCATGATCAACATGACCATGAACTACCGTCCGCTGATGATGCAGCAGTATCCCACCGTGTTCGCCTCCGCCAGCGGCGAGGGTGCGGGCGTCGCCAAGACCAGCCTCATCGGCTACTACCTGGCGGAATGGGTCAGCGGCATCAGCAGCCAGAACCTCGACTTCCTCCGGAAGATATCCACTCCCAAGAGGCTGCCGCCGGAACCCTTCCTGTCGATGGGTGCCAAGGCTCGCCTCATGTACGAAGAGTTTAACGCCAAAACGGAGATCTAA